A single genomic interval of bacterium harbors:
- a CDS encoding porin family protein: MVEPRSRLTTDSPRDERARWAAIAAAVVILLLVLAAWSGAALAAPVGGLSYNLTSPPAFSIGTGVGFALRDVVVENDENLVDEAQSSRFQVKIDVAPVNYIDVYALIGAADLQLDDGDFRGTLATLYGGGLRFNIFPLWFYDTNLRISLDGQYLGYTTSDEVGGTDIEARYQETQAALIVAYIWQGVVPYGGLKYDPVAIGVTGRDNDLAGDQQFGVLIGADYFITPHVFFNGELSIFTETSIFLSVGYKFPAEM, translated from the coding sequence ATGGTAGAGCCTCGTTCGAGACTTACTACGGATAGTCCGCGAGACGAGCGCGCCCGCTGGGCCGCCATCGCCGCCGCCGTCGTCATCCTGCTTCTGGTTCTGGCCGCCTGGTCCGGCGCCGCGCTGGCGGCCCCCGTCGGCGGCCTGTCCTATAACCTCACGAGCCCGCCCGCCTTCTCCATTGGCACCGGTGTCGGATTCGCACTGCGCGATGTCGTCGTCGAGAACGACGAAAATCTCGTGGACGAGGCGCAAAGCTCGCGCTTTCAGGTGAAAATCGACGTCGCGCCGGTGAATTACATCGACGTGTACGCGCTCATCGGCGCCGCGGACCTGCAACTCGACGACGGCGATTTCCGCGGCACGCTCGCCACGCTCTACGGCGGCGGACTGCGTTTCAACATTTTCCCCCTTTGGTTTTACGACACGAATCTGCGCATCTCGCTCGATGGCCAATACCTCGGGTACACCACCTCCGACGAGGTCGGCGGAACGGACATCGAGGCGCGTTATCAGGAGACGCAAGCCGCTCTCATCGTCGCTTACATCTGGCAGGGCGTCGTGCCATACGGCGGCCTGAAGTACGACCCGGTCGCCATCGGGGTCACCGGCCGCGACAACGACCTCGCGGGCGACCAGCAATTCGGCGTGCTGATCGGCGCGGACTACTTCATTACCCCGCACGTTTTTTTCAACGGCGAGCTGTCCATCTTCACCGAGACGAGCATCTTCCTGTCTGTCGGCTACAAATTTCCCGCCGAGATGTAG
- a CDS encoding EAL domain-containing protein, with protein MNATSTAEWPDADRRAPMPIDDEAAAYRPVPALAGESFNTRVLVIDDMESIHDDFRKIFAPSQPANEDLDALEAQLFGAPASPVDTRPAFEIDFAFQGQDGYALALAAHRAGRPYAVAFVDMRMPPGWNGVQTIRELWKIDPDLQVVVCTAYSDYTWADIVRELGRNDRLLLLKKPFDNVEAVQIAAAFTEKWNVTRHARHTLAETQALTNRLRQTNESLQREISVRTEAEEKIRQYAYHDTLTGLPNRAYLLDRLASCIERQKRLDEYFFAVLFLDLDNFKVVNDSLGHAAGDELLIAVARRLKEGIRSIDAVGRFEEDAAARIGGDEFVIALEGIRRPTDSAIVAERLLNFLLEPFNIAGQEINVTASIGIAVGGRSYESANDLLRDADTAMYRAKGAGKSGYAVFSPEMHIAARARLEMENDMRRAVEHGQLVLHYQPIVSLTDGSISAFEALLRWQHPEKGLLSPAMFIPIAEESGQILALGNWVMHDAAGRLSEWTRRFPAAGNVKLNINVSARQLRNGDVPERLRGMFETSGLAPERVNVEITESFVIDDLDAAVRELTRVRELGVGLHIDDFGTGYSSLSSLHRLPFTTVKVDREFVRSLDESEHNRAFVHAIVTLAHAIGMKVTVEGIETAEQLARVTAVGCDFAQGYYFGRPQPAGEIEAMFANRASIALPAS; from the coding sequence ATGAACGCGACCTCTACGGCCGAGTGGCCGGACGCGGACCGCCGGGCACCCATGCCGATCGACGATGAAGCCGCCGCGTATCGACCGGTCCCCGCGTTGGCGGGCGAATCGTTCAACACGCGCGTGCTTGTCATCGACGACATGGAGTCGATCCACGACGATTTCCGCAAGATTTTCGCACCGTCTCAACCGGCGAACGAGGATCTGGACGCGCTCGAGGCGCAGCTTTTCGGTGCGCCGGCATCGCCGGTGGATACGCGCCCCGCGTTTGAGATCGACTTCGCGTTTCAGGGACAGGACGGATACGCATTGGCCCTGGCCGCGCACCGGGCGGGTCGTCCATACGCCGTCGCGTTCGTGGATATGCGGATGCCCCCGGGCTGGAACGGCGTCCAGACGATTCGCGAACTCTGGAAGATCGATCCGGACCTTCAGGTCGTCGTTTGCACGGCTTACTCCGATTACACATGGGCCGACATCGTCCGCGAATTGGGCCGCAACGACCGGCTACTGCTTCTGAAAAAGCCCTTTGACAACGTGGAAGCCGTTCAGATCGCGGCGGCGTTCACCGAAAAGTGGAACGTGACGCGCCACGCGCGGCACACGCTGGCCGAAACGCAAGCACTCACGAACCGCTTGCGGCAAACCAACGAGAGCCTCCAACGCGAAATCTCCGTGCGGACCGAGGCGGAAGAAAAAATCCGTCAATACGCCTACCACGACACCCTCACCGGCCTGCCGAACCGTGCGTATCTTCTGGATCGCCTCGCGTCGTGCATCGAGCGCCAAAAGCGGCTCGACGAATATTTCTTCGCCGTCCTGTTCCTGGACCTCGACAACTTCAAGGTCGTCAACGACAGCCTCGGCCACGCGGCGGGCGACGAACTGCTCATTGCGGTGGCCCGGCGGCTGAAGGAAGGCATTCGCTCCATCGACGCGGTCGGCCGCTTCGAGGAAGACGCCGCGGCGCGCATCGGCGGCGACGAATTCGTCATCGCGCTCGAGGGAATCCGCCGGCCGACGGATTCCGCCATCGTCGCCGAACGCCTGCTCAACTTCTTGCTGGAGCCGTTCAACATCGCGGGACAGGAGATCAACGTTACCGCCAGCATCGGCATCGCCGTCGGCGGCAGGAGCTACGAGAGCGCCAACGACCTGCTGCGCGACGCGGACACGGCGATGTATCGCGCCAAGGGCGCCGGCAAAAGCGGCTACGCCGTCTTTTCCCCGGAGATGCACATCGCCGCCCGCGCTCGGCTGGAGATGGAAAACGATATGCGGCGCGCGGTGGAGCACGGCCAGCTCGTGCTGCACTATCAGCCGATCGTTTCGCTCACCGATGGCTCCATCAGTGCGTTCGAAGCGCTGTTGCGCTGGCAGCATCCCGAAAAAGGCCTGCTGTCGCCGGCGATGTTTATCCCGATCGCGGAGGAAAGCGGACAGATCCTGGCGCTCGGCAACTGGGTGATGCACGACGCCGCGGGACGCCTGTCGGAGTGGACGCGCCGTTTCCCCGCCGCCGGGAACGTCAAATTGAACATCAACGTCTCGGCCCGCCAGCTACGAAACGGCGACGTGCCCGAACGCCTGCGCGGCATGTTCGAGACGTCCGGGCTCGCGCCGGAGCGCGTCAACGTCGAGATCACCGAATCGTTCGTCATCGACGACCTCGACGCCGCCGTTCGCGAGCTGACGCGCGTGCGCGAATTGGGCGTCGGCCTGCATATCGACGATTTCGGCACCGGCTACTCGTCGCTCAGCTCGCTGCACCGCCTGCCGTTCACGACCGTGAAGGTCGATCGCGAGTTCGTGCGTTCGCTGGATGAAAGCGAACACAACCGCGCCTTCGTTCACGCGATTGTGACGCTTGCGCACGCCATCGGTATGAAGGTGACCGTTGAGGGCATCGAGACCGCCGAACAGCTCGCGCGTGTTACCGCGGTGGGGTGCGATTTCGCCCAAGGCTATTATTTCGGCCGGCCGCAACCCGCCGGCGAGATCGAGGCGATGTTCGCTAACCGGGCTAGTATCGCGCTTCCGGCGTCGTGA